One window from the genome of Glycine soja cultivar W05 chromosome 12, ASM419377v2, whole genome shotgun sequence encodes:
- the LOC114379461 gene encoding polycomb group protein FIE1-like, which translates to PVVGSLIPAKKKDYRVTNRLQEGKRPLYAIVFNVLDSRYLDVFATVGGNRVTVYQCLKEGVIAVLQSYVDEDIFVGHGDSINEVKAQILNPSLVVSASKDESIRLWNAHTGIYILIFAGARGHRNEVLSVSFGHVEKSSTWTYPSSKFPTKFVQFPSVDNEMILWGPKVKEQTPGEGVVDVLHKYPIPDCNIWFIKFSCDFHFNIVAVGRAFEATKIPSPYLFK; encoded by the exons CCTGTGGTGGGATCATTGATTCCTGCGAAGAAGAAGGATTACAGAGTCACCAATCGCCTCCAAGAGGGAAAACGTCCTCTATACGCCATCGTTTTCAACGTCCTTGACTCTCGCTACCTTGACGTTTTCGCCACTGTTGGGGGCAACAGG GTTACTGTTTATCAATGCCTTAAAGAAGGGGTTATTGCAGTTTTGCAATCTTATGTGGATGAGGAT ATTTTTGTTGGCCATGGAGACTCCATAAATGAAGTCAAAGCTCAAATATTAAATCCATCACTTGTGGTATCTGCAAGCAAA GATGAATCTATCCGGTTATGGAATGCTCATACTGGAATATACATTTTGATATTTGCTGGAGCCAGGGGACATCGAAATGAAGTCTTAAGTGTT AGTTTTGGACATGTAGAAAAATCATCCACATGGACATATCCTTCTTCTAAGTTTCCAACAAAATTTGTCCAGTTTCCT AGTGTTGATAATGAAATGATCTTGTGGGGACCTAAAGTGAAAGAACAAACTCCAGGGGAG GGTGTAGTTGACGTTCTTCATAAATACCCGATTCCCGATTGTAATATTTGGTTCATCAAGTTTTCTTGTGACTTCCATTTCAACATAGTTGCAGTAG GTAGAGCATTTGAAGCAACCAAAATTCCTTCTCCATACCTCTTTAAGTAA
- the LOC114379266 gene encoding uncharacterized protein LOC114379266, which translates to MASTVFSYPSLHLNIYPQKTSSNRSEFSIHIQPKKHFSIRCTSLDSTPEADFPTPDPSSSTVNSAESFPIEKRRRSEIVRKRRGEKLVQPEPPNFEIGWKRTKEINLERPIGHVIADFLEKLETLMGKEFGSTELLAKVGEIVAERAREEAEILMDEGKVEERMVTELFRVLKLMEMDLAMVKAAVKEETLGERLELAKARCRQAILVAYSF; encoded by the coding sequence ATGGCTTCCACTGTGTTCTCATATCCTTCTCTTCACCTTAACATCTATCCACAGAAAACATCATCAAATCGATCAGAGTTTTCCATTCACATCCAACCCAAAAAGCACTTTTCCATTAGATGCACATCTTTGGACTCAACTCCTGAGGCTGACTTTCCAACTCCAGACCCTTCCTCAAGCACAGTGAACAGTGCAGAGTCCTTTCCCATTGAGAAGAGAAGGAGGTCAGAGATAGTGAGGAAGAGAAGGGGAGAGAAACTTGTGCAGCCAGAGCCACCAAACTTTGAAATAGGTTGGAAGAGGACCAAGGAGATTAACCTAGAGAGGCCAATAGGGCATGTCATAGCTGATTTTTTGGAGAAGTTGGAGACCCTCATGGGGAAGGAGTTTGGATCCACAGAACTGCTGGCTAAGGTTGGGGAGATTGTGGCTGAGAGGGCAAGAGAGGAGGCTGAGATTCTCATGGATGAAGGAAAAGTTGAAGAGAGAATGGTAACTGAGCTCTTTAGAGTGTTGAAGCTGATGGAGATGGATTTGGCTATGGTTAAGGCTGCTGTGAAGGAGGAGACTTTGGGTGAGAGGCTTGAGCTGGCCAAGGCAAGGTGCAGGCAAGCCATACTTGTTGCTTATTCCTTTTGA